In Myripristis murdjan chromosome 2, fMyrMur1.1, whole genome shotgun sequence, a genomic segment contains:
- the LOC115374489 gene encoding gap junction alpha-1 protein-like — MGDWSALGKLLDKVQAYSTAGGKVWLSVLFIFRILVLGTAVESAWGDEQSAFRCNTQQPGCENVCYDKSFPISHVRFWVLQIIFVSTPTLLYLCHVFYLMHKEEKLTLKEERLREIQSKGEDVDVLLRKVELKKVKYGIEEHGKVKMKGALLRTYILSIILKSMFEVGFLFIQWYIYGFSLAARYECERFPCPHKIDCFLSRPTEKTIFIIFMLVVSLVSLILNVIELFYISFKQIKDRMKASENDLHSAGMLRTGARDISYIYCNGCPPPSAPMSNLAYNLDTAEKTNSCNNYNKQASEQNWTNFSTEQNQLGQRGNSKNNSSESNCHNQGFQAPECLSPKGCCELPGKIGTVGKELHLLKQLERPSSRASSRARPDDLDI, encoded by the exons atgggggacTGGAGTGCCTTGGGGAAGCTGCTGGATAAGGTCCAGGCTTATTccactgctggaggaaag GTCTGGCTCTCAGTGCTTTTCATCTTCCGGATTCTGGTGCTGGGTACAGCGGTGGAGTCGGCGTGGGGTGATGAGCAGTCAGCTTTCAGGTGCAACACTCAGCAGCCAGGTTGTGAAAATGTCTGCTATGATAAGTCGTTCCCCATCTCCCATGTTCGCTTCTGGGTGCTGCAGATCATCTTTGTGTCCACACCCACGCTCCTCTACCTCTGCCACGTCTTCTACCTGATGCACAAGGAGGAGAAG ctgactctgaaggaggagaggctgagggagatCCAAAGCAAAGGAGAGGatgtggacgttctgctgaggAAAGTTGAGCTGAAGAAG GTGAAGTATGGGATTGAGGAGCACGGTAAAGTTAAGATGAAAGGAGCACTTCTGAGAACGTACATTCTTAGCATCATCCTCAAGTCCATGTTTGAG GTGGGATTCCTCTTCATCCAGTGGTATATCTATGGTTTCAGCCTGGCGGCGCGCTATGAGTGTGAGCGCTTTCCCTGTCCGCACAAGATTGACTGCTTCCTCTCCCGGCCCACCGAGAagaccatcttcatcatcttcatgcTCGTCGTCTCTCTGGTCTCCCTCATCCTCAACGTCATCGAACTTTTCTACATCTCCTTCAAGCAGATCAAAGACAGGATGAAGGCTTCAGAAAATGACCTCCACTCAGCAGGGATGCTAAGGACTGGAGCTCGGGATATCTCATACATCTACTGCAACggctgcccccctccctctgcccccATGTCCAACCTAGCTTACAACCTGGACACAGCGGAAAAGACCAACTCGTGTAACAACTACAATAAGCAGGCCAGCGAGCAGAACTGGACAAACTTCAGCACAGAACAGAACCAGCTCGGCCAGAGAGGGAACAGTAAGAACAACAGTAGTGAGTCCAACTGCCACAACCAGGGCTTCCAAGCACCTGAATGTCTCTCTCCAAAGGGCTGCTGTGAGCTACCAGGCAAAATTGGGACGGTTGGAAAAGAGCTACACCTGCTGAAACAGTTAGAACGGCCTAGCAGCAGGGCGAGTAGCCGAGCCCGGCCAGACGATTTAGATATCTGA
- the LOC115375687 gene encoding CD48 antigen-like: MADTSLALTIFLFCLSGSMNVKAVTLYFRTGGTFTLDPGLPGIPRNILWTHGSDKAVEWRGQAEKLETYTYREFKDKSTLNLTTGALTVRDLVKDLSGTYKLELTTERGLSEFTQTVEVLDPVPKPEVSCVQEGNTTRLFCFAKDHQVQFRWSGPDLDGMSWGPMNGSADIIIGKQGSYSCEVKNPVSEKKQSFHTKDCGSTEDWTTIIAVIVAMVLIFILTVIACFIKKHCTRKGSDGNKPGVAKREDRDNSRRTLT, translated from the exons ATGGCAGACACAAGTCTCGCTCTtaccatatttttattttgcctttcTGGATCAATGAACG TTAAAGCTGTCACCCTGTACTTCAGGACAGGCGGGACCTTCACCCTGGATCCTGGACTACCTGGGATCCCAAGAAACATCCTCTGGACACATGGATCTGACAAGGCTGTGGAGTGGCGCGGACAAGCTGAAAAACTGGAAACCTATACATACCGGGAATTTAAAGATAAATCCACATTGAACCTCACAACAGGAGCGCTGACAGTGAGAGACTTGGTCAAAGACTTAAGCGGTACATACAAGCTGGAGTTGACCACCGAGAGGGGACTCAGCGAGTTCACACAGACAGTGGAGGTTCTTG ATCCTGTACCCAAGCCTGAGGTTTCCTGTGTTCAGGAAGGTAACACCACCCGTCTCTTCTGCTTTGCTAAAGACCATCAAGTGCAGTTTCGTTGGTCAGGGCCAGACCTTGATGGAATGTCATGGGGACCCATGAACGGATCTGCTGACATTATTATTGGAAAACAAGGCAGCTACAGCTGTGAAGTAAAAAATCCAGTCAGTGAAAAGAAACAGAGCTTCCACACCAAGGACTGTGGCTCTACAG AAGATTGGACAACCATCATTGCAGTCATTGTGGCCATGGTCCTGATCTTTATCCTGACTGTAATAGCATGCTTCATAAAAAAGCACTGCACGC GCAAAGGGAGTGATGGAAACAAGCCCGGAGTGGCTAAACGGGAGGATCGGGATAACTcccg acgcacCCTGACGTAA